One window from the genome of Candidatus Eisenbacteria bacterium encodes:
- a CDS encoding enoyl-ACP reductase produces the protein MFAIDLKGKHALVMGVANHRSLSWAIAQHLHKAGAELCLTYASERFKGMVEECAKETPGALLLECDVTNDASIDAVSAELASRWGSLEMFVHGVAFARKEDLEGTFVSTSREGFQVALEVSAYSFLNVTNRVLPLLEKNGASLVTLSYLAADRAVPSYNVMGSAKAVLEQITRQMALELGPRNIRVNAISAGPVSTLAARGVHGFVGMLKSHAEKAPLKRNITKDEVGGAGLFLLSDLASGITGETLMVDAGYSVVA, from the coding sequence ATGTTCGCGATCGATCTGAAGGGCAAGCACGCACTGGTGATGGGTGTGGCAAACCACCGCAGCCTGTCGTGGGCGATCGCCCAGCATCTCCACAAGGCGGGCGCCGAGCTGTGCCTCACCTACGCGAGCGAACGGTTCAAGGGCATGGTCGAGGAGTGCGCGAAGGAAACGCCGGGGGCACTGCTGCTCGAGTGCGACGTCACGAACGACGCCAGCATCGACGCGGTGAGCGCCGAGCTGGCGAGCCGGTGGGGATCGCTCGAGATGTTCGTCCACGGCGTGGCGTTCGCTCGCAAGGAGGACCTCGAAGGCACGTTCGTCAGCACCTCACGCGAGGGCTTCCAGGTCGCTCTCGAAGTCAGCGCCTACTCGTTCCTCAACGTCACGAACCGCGTGCTCCCGCTGCTCGAGAAGAACGGCGCGAGCCTCGTGACGCTTTCCTACCTGGCCGCCGATCGCGCGGTGCCGTCCTACAACGTGATGGGCAGCGCCAAAGCGGTGCTCGAACAGATCACGCGTCAGATGGCGCTCGAGCTGGGGCCCAGGAACATTCGCGTCAACGCGATCTCAGCCGGCCCGGTCAGCACGCTGGCGGCGCGCGGCGTGCACGGCTTCGTCGGCATGCTCAAATCTCACGCCGAGAAGGCGCCGCTCAAGCGCAACATCACGAAGGACGAGGTCGGCGGCGCCGGACTGTTCCTGTTGAGCGATCTCGCGAGCGGCATCACCGGTGAGACGCTGATGGTCGACGCAGGCTACAGCGTCGTCGCCTAG
- a CDS encoding APC family permease encodes MLIGAPKNLLDPRIHHSLALIAFFAWVGLGSDGLSSSSYGPEEAFLQLGAHRHLALYLMMAMVVTIFLISASYSQIIELFPSGGGGYLVASKLLGPYPGILSGSALLVDYILTIAISVASGVDAIYSFLPPEWQPFKLFSELIMVTALTTLNMRGVKESVVVLTPIFLGFMVSHITLVLFGIFTHTSAFPHLLTDTVSDTRGAITDLGWLGVIIVFLKAYSLGGGTFTGIEAVSNSTDILREPRVETGRKTMTYMAISLAFMAGGILLCYLLNDVQHEQGKTLNASLWMALVAHWQPGGLPIGDVIVWFTLITEGALLFVAAQTGFVAGPRTLGAMAADQWVPKRFAHLSERLVTQNGIISMGVAAGLVLIYTGGAVKILVVMYSINVFMTFTLTQLGMMRHWWMTRKVQQHWRRRLTIATTGTLLTAMILVVTSVVKFLQGGWVTLAVTGALLGFCVVVRRHYQGVRQMLSSLDDVLTNLPLPEVTESPELAPDGPTAIVLVESYAGLGIHTLLSIQRLFPRHFKNFVFVSVGLVDSGQFKGVQDLEALENKVRGGLEQYVDLATRLGYYSEYRYTLGTDLIAELEDICLDLIKEFRRPVVFAGQLVFQRENLFTRSLHHETAYSIQRRLQFRGVQVIILPIRVWETKRAA; translated from the coding sequence ATGCTCATCGGTGCGCCCAAGAACCTGTTGGACCCGCGCATCCACCACTCACTCGCGCTGATCGCCTTCTTCGCATGGGTGGGTCTGGGTTCCGACGGCCTCTCCTCCTCGTCGTACGGCCCCGAGGAAGCGTTCCTCCAGCTCGGCGCCCATCGCCACCTCGCGCTCTATCTGATGATGGCGATGGTGGTGACCATCTTCCTCATTTCCGCCTCGTACAGCCAGATCATCGAGTTGTTCCCGAGCGGCGGCGGTGGCTACCTGGTCGCGAGCAAACTGCTGGGCCCCTACCCCGGCATTCTCTCGGGTTCGGCGCTGCTGGTGGACTACATCCTCACGATCGCGATCTCCGTGGCCTCGGGAGTCGACGCGATCTACTCCTTCCTGCCCCCGGAGTGGCAACCGTTCAAGCTCTTCAGCGAGCTGATCATGGTGACCGCGCTCACCACGCTCAACATGCGCGGGGTGAAGGAATCCGTGGTGGTGCTGACTCCGATCTTCCTCGGGTTCATGGTCAGCCACATCACTCTGGTGCTGTTCGGCATCTTCACGCACACGAGCGCATTCCCCCACCTGCTCACCGATACCGTCTCCGACACGCGCGGGGCGATCACCGACCTCGGGTGGCTCGGGGTCATCATCGTGTTCCTCAAGGCCTACTCGCTCGGCGGCGGAACCTTCACCGGGATCGAGGCGGTCAGCAACAGCACCGACATCCTGCGCGAGCCGCGCGTCGAGACCGGCCGCAAGACCATGACCTACATGGCGATCTCGCTCGCGTTCATGGCCGGCGGCATCCTGCTGTGCTACCTGCTCAACGACGTGCAACACGAGCAGGGCAAGACGCTCAACGCCTCGCTGTGGATGGCGCTGGTCGCTCACTGGCAGCCCGGCGGACTGCCGATCGGCGACGTGATCGTGTGGTTCACGCTCATCACCGAGGGCGCGCTGCTGTTCGTCGCGGCGCAAACCGGCTTCGTCGCCGGACCGCGCACGCTCGGCGCGATGGCCGCCGATCAGTGGGTGCCGAAACGCTTCGCACACCTGTCGGAACGACTCGTGACGCAGAACGGCATCATCAGCATGGGCGTGGCGGCCGGGCTGGTGCTGATCTACACCGGCGGCGCGGTCAAGATCCTGGTGGTCATGTACTCGATCAACGTGTTCATGACCTTCACGCTCACCCAGCTCGGCATGATGCGTCACTGGTGGATGACGCGAAAGGTCCAGCAGCACTGGCGTCGTCGCCTCACGATCGCGACCACCGGCACGCTGCTCACGGCGATGATCCTGGTGGTGACCTCGGTTGTGAAGTTCCTGCAGGGCGGTTGGGTGACGCTCGCGGTCACCGGGGCGCTGCTCGGATTCTGCGTGGTGGTGAGGCGGCACTATCAGGGCGTGCGCCAGATGCTGTCGTCGCTCGACGACGTGCTGACGAATCTGCCGCTGCCCGAGGTCACCGAGAGTCCCGAGCTGGCGCCCGACGGGCCGACCGCGATCGTGCTGGTCGAGTCGTACGCGGGGCTCGGCATCCACACGCTGTTGTCGATCCAGCGTCTGTTCCCTCGCCACTTCAAGAACTTCGTGTTCGTGTCGGTCGGCCTCGTGGATTCGGGGCAGTTCAAGGGCGTGCAGGACCTGGAAGCGCTCGAGAACAAGGTGCGCGGTGGGCTCGAGCAGTACGTGGACCTTGCCACCCGCCTCGGCTACTACTCGGAGTATCGGTACACGCTCGGCACCGACCTGATCGCCGAACTCGAAGACATCTGCCTCGACCTGATCAAGGAGTTCCGTCGCCCGGTGGTGTTCGCGGGTCAGCTGGTGTTCCAGCGCGAGAACCTGTTCACCCGTTCGCTGCACCACGAGACGGCGTATTCGATTCAGAGACGACTCCAGTTCCGCGGCGTGCAGGTCATCATCCTGCCGATCCGCGTGTGGGAGACGAAGCGCGCGGCGTGA
- a CDS encoding uracil-DNA glycosylase, producing MAGRAAKLATLEREIVACEKCVRLRTWCREVAREKRRAFASENYWGRPVPGFGDPRARLLVVGLAPAAHGGNRTGRVFTGDSSGDWLYEALHRFGFANQPESTHRGDGLQLRHAWVSASGRCAPPANKPTPVELERCRPFLERELALLEDVRVVVLLGHIARDAWLRASGWWERLAASERPRFAHGAESRLPDGRRVICSYHPSRQNTNTRRLTREMWHAVFRRAREIADE from the coding sequence ATCGCCGGTCGAGCGGCGAAACTGGCGACGCTCGAGCGCGAGATCGTAGCGTGCGAGAAGTGCGTGCGGCTGCGCACCTGGTGCCGCGAGGTCGCACGGGAAAAGCGCCGCGCCTTCGCGTCCGAGAACTACTGGGGCCGACCGGTGCCCGGGTTCGGCGATCCACGCGCGCGGCTGCTGGTGGTGGGGCTGGCTCCGGCCGCGCACGGCGGCAATCGCACCGGGCGAGTCTTCACGGGTGATTCGAGCGGCGACTGGCTCTACGAAGCGCTGCATCGCTTCGGCTTCGCGAACCAGCCCGAGTCGACGCATCGCGGCGACGGCCTGCAATTGCGGCACGCGTGGGTGAGCGCCTCGGGCCGCTGCGCGCCGCCCGCGAACAAGCCGACACCCGTCGAGCTCGAGCGTTGCCGCCCGTTTCTCGAGCGCGAACTCGCGCTGCTCGAAGATGTTCGAGTCGTGGTGCTGCTCGGCCACATCGCCCGCGACGCCTGGTTGCGTGCGAGCGGCTGGTGGGAGCGCCTCGCAGCCAGCGAACGTCCGCGCTTCGCGCACGGCGCCGAGTCGCGACTGCCCGACGGCCGCCGCGTGATCTGCTCGTACCATCCGAGCCGTCAGAACACGAACACCCGGCGGCTCACCCGCGAGATGTGGCACGCGGTGTTCCGCCGCGCGCGCGAGATCGCGGACGAGTGA